Proteins encoded together in one Ictidomys tridecemlineatus isolate mIctTri1 chromosome 3, mIctTri1.hap1, whole genome shotgun sequence window:
- the Dvl2 gene encoding segment polarity protein dishevelled homolog DVL-2 isoform X6 has translation MAGCSTGGVGAGETKVIYHLDEEETPYLVKIPVPAERITLGDFKSVLQRPAGAKYFFKSMDQDFGVVKEEISDDNARLPCFNGRVVSWLVSSDNPQPEVAPPAHEPRTELVPPPPPLPPLPPERTSGIGDSRPPSFHPNVSGSHENLDPETETESVVSLRRERPRRRDSTGGHRPSGPSRLERHLAGYESSSTLMTSELESTSLGDSDEDDTMSRFSSSTEQSNASRLLKRHRRRRKQRPPRMERTSSFSSVTDSTMSLNIITVTLNMEKYNFLGISIVGQSNERGDGGIYIGSIMKGGAVAADGRIEPGDMLLQVNDMNFENMSNDDAVRVLRDIVHKPGPIVLTVAKCWDPSPQAYFTLPRNEPIQPIDPAAWVSHSAALTGTFPAYPGSSSMSTITSGSSLPDGCEGRGLSIHMDMASVTKAMAAPESGLEVRDRMWLKITIPNAFLGSDVVDWLYHHVEGFPERREARKYASGLLKAGLIRHTVNKITFSEQCYYVFGDLSGGCESYLVNLSLNDNDGSSGASDQDTLAPLPGATPWPLLPTFSYQYPAPHPYSPQPPPYHELSSYTYGGGSASSQHSEGSRSSGSTRSDGGAGRTGRPEERAPESKSGSGSESEPSSRGGSLRRGGESSGTGDMGPPPSRGSTGGTPNLRAHPGLHTYGPPPGMALPYNPMMVVMMPPPPPPVPPAVQPPGAPPVRDLGSVPPELTASRQSFHMAMGNPSEFFVDVM, from the exons ATGGCGGGTTGCAGCACAGGGGGCGTTGGTGCCGGGGAGACGAAGGTGATTTACCACCTGGATGAAGAAGAGACTCCCTACCTGGTGAAGATCCCTGTCCCTGCTGAGCGCATTACGCTCGGAGATTTCAAGAGTGTTCTGCAGCGACCCGCGGGCGCTAAGTACTTTTTCAAGTCTATGGATCAGGATTTCGG GGTGGTGAAGGAAGAAATTTCAGATGACAATGCCCGCCTCCCCTGCTTCAATGGAAGAGTGGTATCCTGG CTAGTGTCATCAGATAACCCCCAACCCGAGGTGGCTCCCCCAGCCCATGAGCCTCGGACAGAACTGGTGCCTCCACCCCCACCATTACCCCCTTTGCCACCAGAGAGGACCAGTGGCATTGGGGACTCAAGGCCTCCATCCTTCCA CCCTAATGTGTCTGGCAGCCATGAAAATCTGGATCCTGAGACAGAAACTGAGTCGGTTGTGTCACTGAGGCGGGAGCGGCCTCGAAGGAGAGACAGCA CTGGTGGCCACAGGCCCAGTGGCCCCTCCAGGCTAGAGCGCCACCTGGCTGGGTATGAGAGCTCTTCTACCCTCATGACCAGTGAGTTGGAGAGTACCAGTCTTGGAGACTCAGATGAAGATGACACTATGAGCAG GTTCAGCAGCTCCACAGAGCAAAGCAATGCCTCCCGCCTCCTCAAACGCCATCGACGGCGGAGGAAACAGCGGCCACCTCGCATGGAAAGG ACCTCATCTTTCAGCAGTGTCACAGATTCTACCATGTCTCTCAACATCATTACAGTCACACTCAACATGG AGAAGTACAATTTCCTGGGTATCTCCATTGTGGGCCAAAGCAATGAGCGGGGTGACGGAGGCATCTACATCGGCTCCATCATGAAGGGAGGTGCTGTAGCAGCTGACGGACGCATCGAACCAGGGGACATGCTTTTGCAG GTGAATGACATGAACTTCGAGAACATGAGCAATGATGATGCCGTGCGGGTACTGAGGGACATTGTGCACAAGCCAGG CCCCATTGTGCTGACAGTGGCCAAGTGCTGGGATCCCTCCCCTCAGGCCTACTTCACACTTCCCCGAA ATGAGCCCATCCAGCCGATTGACCCTGCTGCCTGGGTGTCACACTCAGCTGCACTGACTGGCACTTTCCCAGCCTATCCAGGCTCCTCATCCATGAGCACCATTACGTCTGGATCCTCTCTGCCTGATG GCTGTGAGGGCCGGGGTCTCTCTATTCATATGGACATGGCATCTGTGACTAAGGCCATGGCAGCTCCAGAATCAGGACTGGAAGTCCGGGACCGCATGTGGCTCAAGATCACCATCCCGAATGCCTTTCTGG GCTCGGATGTGGTTGATTGGCTCTACCATCATGTGGAGGGCTTTCCTGAACGACGGGAGGCCCGCAAGTATGCAAGCGGGCTTCTGAAGGCTGGTCTCATCCGACATACTGTGAATAAGATCACCTTCTCTGAGCAGTGCTACTATGTCTTCGGGGACCTCAGTGGCGGCTGTGAGAGTT ACCTAGTCAACTTGTCTCTGAATGATAATGATGGCTCTAGCGGGGCTTCAGACCAGGACACCCTGGCTCCTCTGCCTGGAGCGACCCCCTGGCCCCTACTTCCCACCTTTTCCTATCAATACCCAGCCCCGCACCCCTATAGCCCCCAGCCTCCACCCTACCATGAGCTTTCATCCTACACCTATGGTGGGGGCAGTGCCAGCAGCCAGCACAGTGAGG GGAGCCGGAGCAGTGGCTCAACAAGAAGTGATGGGGGGGCTGGACGCACAGGGAGACCTGAGGAACGGGCCCCTGAGTCGAAGTCTGGCAGTGGCAGTGAGTCTGAGCCCTCCAGTCGGGGGGGCAGCCTTCGGCGGGGTGGGGAATCTAGTGGGACTGGTGATATGGGCCCTCCTCCATCTAGAGGCTCAACAGGGGGTACTCCCAATCTTCGAGCCCACCCAGGGCTCCATACCTATGGACCTCCTCCAGGCATGGCTCTCCCCTATAACCCAATGATGGTGGTCAtgatgcccccacccccaccacctgtTCCTCCAGCAGTGCAACCCCCAGGTGCTCCTCCAGTCAGAGATCTGGGTTCTGTTCCCCCAGAACTAACAGCCAGCCGCCAAAGCTTCCATATGGCCATGGGCAACCCCAGTGAGTTCTTTGTGGATGTGATGTAG
- the Dvl2 gene encoding segment polarity protein dishevelled homolog DVL-2 isoform X5 encodes MAGCSTGGVGAGETKVIYHLDEEETPYLVKIPVPAERITLGDFKSVLQRPAGAKYFFKSMDQDFGVVKEEISDDNARLPCFNGRVVSWLVSSDNPQPEVAPPAHEPRTELVPPPPPLPPLPPERTSGIGDSRPPSFHPNVSGSHENLDPETETESVVSLRRERPRRRDSSEHGAGGHRPSGPSRLERHLAGYESSSTLMTSELESTSLGDSDEDDTMSRFSSSTEQSNASRLLKRHRRRRKQRPPRMERTSSFSSVTDSTMSLNIITVTLNMEKYNFLGISIVGQSNERGDGGIYIGSIMKGGAVAADGRIEPGDMLLQVNDMNFENMSNDDAVRVLRDIVHKPGPIVLTVAKCWDPSPQAYFTLPRNEPIQPIDPAAWVSHSAALTGTFPAYPGSSSMSTITSGSSLPDGCEGRGLSIHMDMASVTKAMAAPESGLEVRDRMWLKITIPNAFLGSDVVDWLYHHVEGFPERREARKYASGLLKAGLIRHTVNKITFSEQCYYVFGDLSGGCESYLVNLSLNDNDGSSGASDQDTLAPLPGATPWPLLPTFSYQYPAPHPYSPQPPPYHELSSYTYGGGSASSQHSEGSRSSGSTRSDGGAGRTGRPEERAPESKSGSGSESEPSSRGGSLRRGGESSGTGDMGPPPSRGSTGGTPNLRAHPGLHTYGPPPGMALPYNPMMVVMMPPPPPPVPPAVQPPGAPPVRDLGSVPPELTASRQSFHMAMGNPSEFFVDVM; translated from the exons ATGGCGGGTTGCAGCACAGGGGGCGTTGGTGCCGGGGAGACGAAGGTGATTTACCACCTGGATGAAGAAGAGACTCCCTACCTGGTGAAGATCCCTGTCCCTGCTGAGCGCATTACGCTCGGAGATTTCAAGAGTGTTCTGCAGCGACCCGCGGGCGCTAAGTACTTTTTCAAGTCTATGGATCAGGATTTCGG GGTGGTGAAGGAAGAAATTTCAGATGACAATGCCCGCCTCCCCTGCTTCAATGGAAGAGTGGTATCCTGG CTAGTGTCATCAGATAACCCCCAACCCGAGGTGGCTCCCCCAGCCCATGAGCCTCGGACAGAACTGGTGCCTCCACCCCCACCATTACCCCCTTTGCCACCAGAGAGGACCAGTGGCATTGGGGACTCAAGGCCTCCATCCTTCCA CCCTAATGTGTCTGGCAGCCATGAAAATCTGGATCCTGAGACAGAAACTGAGTCGGTTGTGTCACTGAGGCGGGAGCGGCCTCGAAGGAGAGACAGCAGTGAGCATGGCG CTGGTGGCCACAGGCCCAGTGGCCCCTCCAGGCTAGAGCGCCACCTGGCTGGGTATGAGAGCTCTTCTACCCTCATGACCAGTGAGTTGGAGAGTACCAGTCTTGGAGACTCAGATGAAGATGACACTATGAGCAG GTTCAGCAGCTCCACAGAGCAAAGCAATGCCTCCCGCCTCCTCAAACGCCATCGACGGCGGAGGAAACAGCGGCCACCTCGCATGGAAAGG ACCTCATCTTTCAGCAGTGTCACAGATTCTACCATGTCTCTCAACATCATTACAGTCACACTCAACATGG AGAAGTACAATTTCCTGGGTATCTCCATTGTGGGCCAAAGCAATGAGCGGGGTGACGGAGGCATCTACATCGGCTCCATCATGAAGGGAGGTGCTGTAGCAGCTGACGGACGCATCGAACCAGGGGACATGCTTTTGCAG GTGAATGACATGAACTTCGAGAACATGAGCAATGATGATGCCGTGCGGGTACTGAGGGACATTGTGCACAAGCCAGG CCCCATTGTGCTGACAGTGGCCAAGTGCTGGGATCCCTCCCCTCAGGCCTACTTCACACTTCCCCGAA ATGAGCCCATCCAGCCGATTGACCCTGCTGCCTGGGTGTCACACTCAGCTGCACTGACTGGCACTTTCCCAGCCTATCCAGGCTCCTCATCCATGAGCACCATTACGTCTGGATCCTCTCTGCCTGATG GCTGTGAGGGCCGGGGTCTCTCTATTCATATGGACATGGCATCTGTGACTAAGGCCATGGCAGCTCCAGAATCAGGACTGGAAGTCCGGGACCGCATGTGGCTCAAGATCACCATCCCGAATGCCTTTCTGG GCTCGGATGTGGTTGATTGGCTCTACCATCATGTGGAGGGCTTTCCTGAACGACGGGAGGCCCGCAAGTATGCAAGCGGGCTTCTGAAGGCTGGTCTCATCCGACATACTGTGAATAAGATCACCTTCTCTGAGCAGTGCTACTATGTCTTCGGGGACCTCAGTGGCGGCTGTGAGAGTT ACCTAGTCAACTTGTCTCTGAATGATAATGATGGCTCTAGCGGGGCTTCAGACCAGGACACCCTGGCTCCTCTGCCTGGAGCGACCCCCTGGCCCCTACTTCCCACCTTTTCCTATCAATACCCAGCCCCGCACCCCTATAGCCCCCAGCCTCCACCCTACCATGAGCTTTCATCCTACACCTATGGTGGGGGCAGTGCCAGCAGCCAGCACAGTGAGG GGAGCCGGAGCAGTGGCTCAACAAGAAGTGATGGGGGGGCTGGACGCACAGGGAGACCTGAGGAACGGGCCCCTGAGTCGAAGTCTGGCAGTGGCAGTGAGTCTGAGCCCTCCAGTCGGGGGGGCAGCCTTCGGCGGGGTGGGGAATCTAGTGGGACTGGTGATATGGGCCCTCCTCCATCTAGAGGCTCAACAGGGGGTACTCCCAATCTTCGAGCCCACCCAGGGCTCCATACCTATGGACCTCCTCCAGGCATGGCTCTCCCCTATAACCCAATGATGGTGGTCAtgatgcccccacccccaccacctgtTCCTCCAGCAGTGCAACCCCCAGGTGCTCCTCCAGTCAGAGATCTGGGTTCTGTTCCCCCAGAACTAACAGCCAGCCGCCAAAGCTTCCATATGGCCATGGGCAACCCCAGTGAGTTCTTTGTGGATGTGATGTAG
- the Dvl2 gene encoding segment polarity protein dishevelled homolog DVL-2 isoform X7, whose translation MAGCSTGGVGAGETKVIYHLDEEETPYLVKIPVPAERITLGDFKSVLQRPAGAKYFFKSMDQDFGPNVSGSHENLDPETETESVVSLRRERPRRRDSSEHGAGGHRPSGPSRLERHLAGYESSSTLMTSELESTSLGDSDEDDTMSRFSSSTEQSNASRLLKRHRRRRKQRPPRMERTSSFSSVTDSTMSLNIITVTLNMEKYNFLGISIVGQSNERGDGGIYIGSIMKGGAVAADGRIEPGDMLLQVNDMNFENMSNDDAVRVLRDIVHKPGPIVLTVAKCWDPSPQAYFTLPRNEPIQPIDPAAWVSHSAALTGTFPAYPGSSSMSTITSGSSLPDGDSTVHPHGRLVGWPWVGVGPVPYFPLSSLSGCEGRGLSIHMDMASVTKAMAAPESGLEVRDRMWLKITIPNAFLGSDVVDWLYHHVEGFPERREARKYASGLLKAGLIRHTVNKITFSEQCYYVFGDLSGGCESYLVNLSLNDNDGSSGASDQDTLAPLPGATPWPLLPTFSYQYPAPHPYSPQPPPYHELSSYTYGGGSASSQHSEGSRSSGSTRSDGGAGRTGRPEERAPESKSGSGSESEPSSRGGSLRRGGESSGTGDMGPPPSRGSTGGTPNLRAHPGLHTYGPPPGMALPYNPMMVVMMPPPPPPVPPAVQPPGAPPVRDLGSVPPELTASRQSFHMAMGNPSEFFVDVM comes from the exons ATGGCGGGTTGCAGCACAGGGGGCGTTGGTGCCGGGGAGACGAAGGTGATTTACCACCTGGATGAAGAAGAGACTCCCTACCTGGTGAAGATCCCTGTCCCTGCTGAGCGCATTACGCTCGGAGATTTCAAGAGTGTTCTGCAGCGACCCGCGGGCGCTAAGTACTTTTTCAAGTCTATGGATCAGGATTTCGG CCCTAATGTGTCTGGCAGCCATGAAAATCTGGATCCTGAGACAGAAACTGAGTCGGTTGTGTCACTGAGGCGGGAGCGGCCTCGAAGGAGAGACAGCAGTGAGCATGGCG CTGGTGGCCACAGGCCCAGTGGCCCCTCCAGGCTAGAGCGCCACCTGGCTGGGTATGAGAGCTCTTCTACCCTCATGACCAGTGAGTTGGAGAGTACCAGTCTTGGAGACTCAGATGAAGATGACACTATGAGCAG GTTCAGCAGCTCCACAGAGCAAAGCAATGCCTCCCGCCTCCTCAAACGCCATCGACGGCGGAGGAAACAGCGGCCACCTCGCATGGAAAGG ACCTCATCTTTCAGCAGTGTCACAGATTCTACCATGTCTCTCAACATCATTACAGTCACACTCAACATGG AGAAGTACAATTTCCTGGGTATCTCCATTGTGGGCCAAAGCAATGAGCGGGGTGACGGAGGCATCTACATCGGCTCCATCATGAAGGGAGGTGCTGTAGCAGCTGACGGACGCATCGAACCAGGGGACATGCTTTTGCAG GTGAATGACATGAACTTCGAGAACATGAGCAATGATGATGCCGTGCGGGTACTGAGGGACATTGTGCACAAGCCAGG CCCCATTGTGCTGACAGTGGCCAAGTGCTGGGATCCCTCCCCTCAGGCCTACTTCACACTTCCCCGAA ATGAGCCCATCCAGCCGATTGACCCTGCTGCCTGGGTGTCACACTCAGCTGCACTGACTGGCACTTTCCCAGCCTATCCAGGCTCCTCATCCATGAGCACCATTACGTCTGGATCCTCTCTGCCTGATGGTGACTCCACAGTCCATCCCCATGGAAGGTTGGTTGGCTGGCCATGGGTGGGAGTGGGCCCTGTCCCCTACTTCCCATTGTCTTCTTTGTCAGGCTGTGAGGGCCGGGGTCTCTCTATTCATATGGACATGGCATCTGTGACTAAGGCCATGGCAGCTCCAGAATCAGGACTGGAAGTCCGGGACCGCATGTGGCTCAAGATCACCATCCCGAATGCCTTTCTGG GCTCGGATGTGGTTGATTGGCTCTACCATCATGTGGAGGGCTTTCCTGAACGACGGGAGGCCCGCAAGTATGCAAGCGGGCTTCTGAAGGCTGGTCTCATCCGACATACTGTGAATAAGATCACCTTCTCTGAGCAGTGCTACTATGTCTTCGGGGACCTCAGTGGCGGCTGTGAGAGTT ACCTAGTCAACTTGTCTCTGAATGATAATGATGGCTCTAGCGGGGCTTCAGACCAGGACACCCTGGCTCCTCTGCCTGGAGCGACCCCCTGGCCCCTACTTCCCACCTTTTCCTATCAATACCCAGCCCCGCACCCCTATAGCCCCCAGCCTCCACCCTACCATGAGCTTTCATCCTACACCTATGGTGGGGGCAGTGCCAGCAGCCAGCACAGTGAGG GGAGCCGGAGCAGTGGCTCAACAAGAAGTGATGGGGGGGCTGGACGCACAGGGAGACCTGAGGAACGGGCCCCTGAGTCGAAGTCTGGCAGTGGCAGTGAGTCTGAGCCCTCCAGTCGGGGGGGCAGCCTTCGGCGGGGTGGGGAATCTAGTGGGACTGGTGATATGGGCCCTCCTCCATCTAGAGGCTCAACAGGGGGTACTCCCAATCTTCGAGCCCACCCAGGGCTCCATACCTATGGACCTCCTCCAGGCATGGCTCTCCCCTATAACCCAATGATGGTGGTCAtgatgcccccacccccaccacctgtTCCTCCAGCAGTGCAACCCCCAGGTGCTCCTCCAGTCAGAGATCTGGGTTCTGTTCCCCCAGAACTAACAGCCAGCCGCCAAAGCTTCCATATGGCCATGGGCAACCCCAGTGAGTTCTTTGTGGATGTGATGTAG
- the Dvl2 gene encoding segment polarity protein dishevelled homolog DVL-2 isoform X3 gives MAGCSTGGVGAGETKVIYHLDEEETPYLVKIPVPAERITLGDFKSVLQRPAGAKYFFKSMDQDFGVVKEEISDDNARLPCFNGRVVSWLVSSDNPQPEVAPPAHEPRTELVPPPPPLPPLPPERTSGIGDSRPPSFHHENLDPETETESVVSLRRERPRRRDSSEHGAGGHRPSGPSRLERHLAGYESSSTLMTSELESTSLGDSDEDDTMSRFSSSTEQSNASRLLKRHRRRRKQRPPRMERTSSFSSVTDSTMSLNIITVTLNMEKYNFLGISIVGQSNERGDGGIYIGSIMKGGAVAADGRIEPGDMLLQVNDMNFENMSNDDAVRVLRDIVHKPGPIVLTVAKCWDPSPQAYFTLPRNEPIQPIDPAAWVSHSAALTGTFPAYPGSSSMSTITSGSSLPDGDSTVHPHGRLVGWPWVGVGPVPYFPLSSLSGCEGRGLSIHMDMASVTKAMAAPESGLEVRDRMWLKITIPNAFLGSDVVDWLYHHVEGFPERREARKYASGLLKAGLIRHTVNKITFSEQCYYVFGDLSGGCESYLVNLSLNDNDGSSGASDQDTLAPLPGATPWPLLPTFSYQYPAPHPYSPQPPPYHELSSYTYGGGSASSQHSEGSRSSGSTRSDGGAGRTGRPEERAPESKSGSGSESEPSSRGGSLRRGGESSGTGDMGPPPSRGSTGGTPNLRAHPGLHTYGPPPGMALPYNPMMVVMMPPPPPPVPPAVQPPGAPPVRDLGSVPPELTASRQSFHMAMGNPSEFFVDVM, from the exons ATGGCGGGTTGCAGCACAGGGGGCGTTGGTGCCGGGGAGACGAAGGTGATTTACCACCTGGATGAAGAAGAGACTCCCTACCTGGTGAAGATCCCTGTCCCTGCTGAGCGCATTACGCTCGGAGATTTCAAGAGTGTTCTGCAGCGACCCGCGGGCGCTAAGTACTTTTTCAAGTCTATGGATCAGGATTTCGG GGTGGTGAAGGAAGAAATTTCAGATGACAATGCCCGCCTCCCCTGCTTCAATGGAAGAGTGGTATCCTGG CTAGTGTCATCAGATAACCCCCAACCCGAGGTGGCTCCCCCAGCCCATGAGCCTCGGACAGAACTGGTGCCTCCACCCCCACCATTACCCCCTTTGCCACCAGAGAGGACCAGTGGCATTGGGGACTCAAGGCCTCCATCCTTCCA CCATGAAAATCTGGATCCTGAGACAGAAACTGAGTCGGTTGTGTCACTGAGGCGGGAGCGGCCTCGAAGGAGAGACAGCAGTGAGCATGGCG CTGGTGGCCACAGGCCCAGTGGCCCCTCCAGGCTAGAGCGCCACCTGGCTGGGTATGAGAGCTCTTCTACCCTCATGACCAGTGAGTTGGAGAGTACCAGTCTTGGAGACTCAGATGAAGATGACACTATGAGCAG GTTCAGCAGCTCCACAGAGCAAAGCAATGCCTCCCGCCTCCTCAAACGCCATCGACGGCGGAGGAAACAGCGGCCACCTCGCATGGAAAGG ACCTCATCTTTCAGCAGTGTCACAGATTCTACCATGTCTCTCAACATCATTACAGTCACACTCAACATGG AGAAGTACAATTTCCTGGGTATCTCCATTGTGGGCCAAAGCAATGAGCGGGGTGACGGAGGCATCTACATCGGCTCCATCATGAAGGGAGGTGCTGTAGCAGCTGACGGACGCATCGAACCAGGGGACATGCTTTTGCAG GTGAATGACATGAACTTCGAGAACATGAGCAATGATGATGCCGTGCGGGTACTGAGGGACATTGTGCACAAGCCAGG CCCCATTGTGCTGACAGTGGCCAAGTGCTGGGATCCCTCCCCTCAGGCCTACTTCACACTTCCCCGAA ATGAGCCCATCCAGCCGATTGACCCTGCTGCCTGGGTGTCACACTCAGCTGCACTGACTGGCACTTTCCCAGCCTATCCAGGCTCCTCATCCATGAGCACCATTACGTCTGGATCCTCTCTGCCTGATGGTGACTCCACAGTCCATCCCCATGGAAGGTTGGTTGGCTGGCCATGGGTGGGAGTGGGCCCTGTCCCCTACTTCCCATTGTCTTCTTTGTCAGGCTGTGAGGGCCGGGGTCTCTCTATTCATATGGACATGGCATCTGTGACTAAGGCCATGGCAGCTCCAGAATCAGGACTGGAAGTCCGGGACCGCATGTGGCTCAAGATCACCATCCCGAATGCCTTTCTGG GCTCGGATGTGGTTGATTGGCTCTACCATCATGTGGAGGGCTTTCCTGAACGACGGGAGGCCCGCAAGTATGCAAGCGGGCTTCTGAAGGCTGGTCTCATCCGACATACTGTGAATAAGATCACCTTCTCTGAGCAGTGCTACTATGTCTTCGGGGACCTCAGTGGCGGCTGTGAGAGTT ACCTAGTCAACTTGTCTCTGAATGATAATGATGGCTCTAGCGGGGCTTCAGACCAGGACACCCTGGCTCCTCTGCCTGGAGCGACCCCCTGGCCCCTACTTCCCACCTTTTCCTATCAATACCCAGCCCCGCACCCCTATAGCCCCCAGCCTCCACCCTACCATGAGCTTTCATCCTACACCTATGGTGGGGGCAGTGCCAGCAGCCAGCACAGTGAGG GGAGCCGGAGCAGTGGCTCAACAAGAAGTGATGGGGGGGCTGGACGCACAGGGAGACCTGAGGAACGGGCCCCTGAGTCGAAGTCTGGCAGTGGCAGTGAGTCTGAGCCCTCCAGTCGGGGGGGCAGCCTTCGGCGGGGTGGGGAATCTAGTGGGACTGGTGATATGGGCCCTCCTCCATCTAGAGGCTCAACAGGGGGTACTCCCAATCTTCGAGCCCACCCAGGGCTCCATACCTATGGACCTCCTCCAGGCATGGCTCTCCCCTATAACCCAATGATGGTGGTCAtgatgcccccacccccaccacctgtTCCTCCAGCAGTGCAACCCCCAGGTGCTCCTCCAGTCAGAGATCTGGGTTCTGTTCCCCCAGAACTAACAGCCAGCCGCCAAAGCTTCCATATGGCCATGGGCAACCCCAGTGAGTTCTTTGTGGATGTGATGTAG
- the Dvl2 gene encoding segment polarity protein dishevelled homolog DVL-2 isoform X9, which produces MTMPASPASMEEWYPGPNVSGSHENLDPETETESVVSLRRERPRRRDSTGGHRPSGPSRLERHLAGYESSSTLMTSELESTSLGDSDEDDTMSRFSSSTEQSNASRLLKRHRRRRKQRPPRMERTSSFSSVTDSTMSLNIITVTLNMEKYNFLGISIVGQSNERGDGGIYIGSIMKGGAVAADGRIEPGDMLLQVNDMNFENMSNDDAVRVLRDIVHKPGPIVLTVAKCWDPSPQAYFTLPRNEPIQPIDPAAWVSHSAALTGTFPAYPGSSSMSTITSGSSLPDGDSTVHPHGRLVGWPWVGVGPVPYFPLSSLSGCEGRGLSIHMDMASVTKAMAAPESGLEVRDRMWLKITIPNAFLGSDVVDWLYHHVEGFPERREARKYASGLLKAGLIRHTVNKITFSEQCYYVFGDLSGGCESYLVNLSLNDNDGSSGASDQDTLAPLPGATPWPLLPTFSYQYPAPHPYSPQPPPYHELSSYTYGGGSASSQHSEGSRSSGSTRSDGGAGRTGRPEERAPESKSGSGSESEPSSRGGSLRRGGESSGTGDMGPPPSRGSTGGTPNLRAHPGLHTYGPPPGMALPYNPMMVVMMPPPPPPVPPAVQPPGAPPVRDLGSVPPELTASRQSFHMAMGNPSEFFVDVM; this is translated from the exons ATGACAATGCCCGCCTCCCCTGCTTCAATGGAAGAGTGGTATCCTGG CCCTAATGTGTCTGGCAGCCATGAAAATCTGGATCCTGAGACAGAAACTGAGTCGGTTGTGTCACTGAGGCGGGAGCGGCCTCGAAGGAGAGACAGCA CTGGTGGCCACAGGCCCAGTGGCCCCTCCAGGCTAGAGCGCCACCTGGCTGGGTATGAGAGCTCTTCTACCCTCATGACCAGTGAGTTGGAGAGTACCAGTCTTGGAGACTCAGATGAAGATGACACTATGAGCAG GTTCAGCAGCTCCACAGAGCAAAGCAATGCCTCCCGCCTCCTCAAACGCCATCGACGGCGGAGGAAACAGCGGCCACCTCGCATGGAAAGG ACCTCATCTTTCAGCAGTGTCACAGATTCTACCATGTCTCTCAACATCATTACAGTCACACTCAACATGG AGAAGTACAATTTCCTGGGTATCTCCATTGTGGGCCAAAGCAATGAGCGGGGTGACGGAGGCATCTACATCGGCTCCATCATGAAGGGAGGTGCTGTAGCAGCTGACGGACGCATCGAACCAGGGGACATGCTTTTGCAG GTGAATGACATGAACTTCGAGAACATGAGCAATGATGATGCCGTGCGGGTACTGAGGGACATTGTGCACAAGCCAGG CCCCATTGTGCTGACAGTGGCCAAGTGCTGGGATCCCTCCCCTCAGGCCTACTTCACACTTCCCCGAA ATGAGCCCATCCAGCCGATTGACCCTGCTGCCTGGGTGTCACACTCAGCTGCACTGACTGGCACTTTCCCAGCCTATCCAGGCTCCTCATCCATGAGCACCATTACGTCTGGATCCTCTCTGCCTGATGGTGACTCCACAGTCCATCCCCATGGAAGGTTGGTTGGCTGGCCATGGGTGGGAGTGGGCCCTGTCCCCTACTTCCCATTGTCTTCTTTGTCAGGCTGTGAGGGCCGGGGTCTCTCTATTCATATGGACATGGCATCTGTGACTAAGGCCATGGCAGCTCCAGAATCAGGACTGGAAGTCCGGGACCGCATGTGGCTCAAGATCACCATCCCGAATGCCTTTCTGG GCTCGGATGTGGTTGATTGGCTCTACCATCATGTGGAGGGCTTTCCTGAACGACGGGAGGCCCGCAAGTATGCAAGCGGGCTTCTGAAGGCTGGTCTCATCCGACATACTGTGAATAAGATCACCTTCTCTGAGCAGTGCTACTATGTCTTCGGGGACCTCAGTGGCGGCTGTGAGAGTT ACCTAGTCAACTTGTCTCTGAATGATAATGATGGCTCTAGCGGGGCTTCAGACCAGGACACCCTGGCTCCTCTGCCTGGAGCGACCCCCTGGCCCCTACTTCCCACCTTTTCCTATCAATACCCAGCCCCGCACCCCTATAGCCCCCAGCCTCCACCCTACCATGAGCTTTCATCCTACACCTATGGTGGGGGCAGTGCCAGCAGCCAGCACAGTGAGG GGAGCCGGAGCAGTGGCTCAACAAGAAGTGATGGGGGGGCTGGACGCACAGGGAGACCTGAGGAACGGGCCCCTGAGTCGAAGTCTGGCAGTGGCAGTGAGTCTGAGCCCTCCAGTCGGGGGGGCAGCCTTCGGCGGGGTGGGGAATCTAGTGGGACTGGTGATATGGGCCCTCCTCCATCTAGAGGCTCAACAGGGGGTACTCCCAATCTTCGAGCCCACCCAGGGCTCCATACCTATGGACCTCCTCCAGGCATGGCTCTCCCCTATAACCCAATGATGGTGGTCAtgatgcccccacccccaccacctgtTCCTCCAGCAGTGCAACCCCCAGGTGCTCCTCCAGTCAGAGATCTGGGTTCTGTTCCCCCAGAACTAACAGCCAGCCGCCAAAGCTTCCATATGGCCATGGGCAACCCCAGTGAGTTCTTTGTGGATGTGATGTAG